The following coding sequences lie in one Terriglobia bacterium genomic window:
- a CDS encoding NADH-quinone oxidoreductase subunit I, which yields MGQQALGFVQRFYVREVVQGLVLTARHFFVNMPRHLARGFGFKVGKGGTVTYEYPEERRPYARRLRTRHRLMKRKDGTPRCVACMMCETICPARCIHIVAGEHPDPNIEKLPTVFDIDLGTCVFCGFCVQACPEDAIRMDTGIVELAAYTREGLLYHMDQLLA from the coding sequence ATGGGTCAGCAAGCTCTCGGGTTCGTCCAGCGTTTTTATGTGCGTGAAGTAGTGCAGGGCCTGGTACTCACGGCACGACACTTCTTTGTCAACATGCCACGCCACTTGGCTCGCGGATTCGGGTTCAAGGTAGGCAAAGGGGGAACCGTTACCTACGAATACCCTGAAGAACGCAGGCCGTATGCCAGGAGGCTGCGCACCCGCCATCGCCTGATGAAGCGCAAAGATGGCACGCCGCGATGTGTCGCGTGCATGATGTGCGAAACCATCTGCCCGGCGCGCTGCATTCACATCGTGGCCGGCGAACACCCGGATCCCAATATCGAGAAGTTGCCTACGGTGTTTGACATCGATCTCGGCACCTGTGTCTTCTGTGGTTTTTGCGTTCAGGCCTGTCCGGAAGACGCCATCCGGATGGATACGGGGATCGTCGAGCTGGCTGCCTACACCCGCGAGGGCCTGCTTTACCACATGGATCAACTCCTCGCCTGA